The Sorangiineae bacterium MSr11367 genome window below encodes:
- a CDS encoding short-chain fatty acyl-CoA regulator family protein, with the protein MSKSFMGVRLRRLREERGMSQSAAARAIGLSASYYNQLENDERPLTVPVLVKVSAVFGVDVQVFSEEEEARLIADMREALSSAVPEASIASAELRQLASSMPALGRALVTMHRRLRETVDRADAMADRLGDAHHVVSSLPRMPFEEVRDFFAARHNHVEELDTAAEQLFVEARLRIGDVATGLAARLTERHRVHIEEAPDVPSPQRRYEPRTRRLLLAGHLSPGQRAFQMATQLAFLEFGGSIQGLVDETSFSSDEARSLARIGLGNYFAGALIMPYGLVLEAAESLRYDIDLLRQRFGVGFEVTCHRLSTLQRANARGVPFFFIRVDRAGNISKRQSATNFHFSRVGGTCPLWNVYEAFAQPGRILRQLAQMPDGRTYLWIARTVSHGSGGYAAPEKTFAIALGCDVRHAERLVYSKGLALDDPSAPTPIGAGCKVCERTACPQRAFPPIGRKLVVDENERHLAPYSVA; encoded by the coding sequence ATGTCGAAGTCGTTCATGGGCGTCCGACTCCGCCGCCTTCGCGAGGAGCGTGGAATGAGCCAGAGCGCGGCCGCGCGCGCGATTGGGCTGTCGGCGAGCTACTACAACCAACTCGAGAACGACGAGCGCCCCCTCACCGTCCCCGTCTTGGTGAAGGTGAGCGCGGTGTTCGGCGTCGACGTGCAAGTCTTCTCCGAGGAAGAGGAGGCGAGGCTCATCGCCGACATGCGAGAAGCCCTCTCCTCGGCCGTTCCCGAAGCGTCCATCGCCTCCGCGGAGCTGCGCCAACTCGCGAGCAGCATGCCCGCGCTCGGCCGTGCGCTGGTGACGATGCACCGAAGGCTCCGGGAGACCGTCGATCGGGCCGACGCCATGGCGGACCGACTCGGCGATGCGCACCACGTGGTGTCATCGCTTCCGCGCATGCCCTTCGAAGAGGTTCGCGACTTCTTCGCCGCGCGCCACAACCACGTCGAGGAGCTCGATACCGCAGCCGAACAGCTCTTCGTCGAGGCGAGGCTGCGCATCGGGGACGTCGCCACGGGACTCGCCGCGCGCCTCACCGAGCGCCACCGCGTGCACATCGAAGAGGCCCCCGACGTCCCTTCCCCGCAACGCCGGTACGAGCCACGCACGCGCCGCCTGCTGCTCGCCGGCCACCTCTCCCCCGGCCAGCGCGCCTTTCAGATGGCCACGCAGCTCGCATTTCTCGAGTTCGGCGGCAGCATCCAGGGCCTGGTCGACGAGACCAGCTTCTCGAGTGACGAAGCGCGCTCGCTGGCGCGCATCGGGCTTGGCAACTACTTCGCCGGTGCGCTGATCATGCCCTACGGTCTCGTCCTCGAGGCCGCGGAGAGCCTGCGCTACGACATCGACCTGCTCCGGCAGCGTTTCGGGGTCGGGTTCGAGGTCACCTGCCACCGATTGAGCACGCTGCAGCGGGCGAACGCGCGGGGCGTTCCCTTCTTCTTCATTCGCGTCGATCGCGCCGGCAACATTTCCAAGCGCCAGTCGGCGACCAACTTCCACTTTTCACGCGTCGGCGGCACATGCCCGCTATGGAACGTGTACGAGGCCTTCGCGCAGCCGGGCCGCATCCTCCGGCAGCTCGCGCAGATGCCCGACGGCCGTACGTACCTCTGGATCGCGCGAACGGTCTCACACGGAAGCGGCGGATACGCCGCCCCGGAGAAGACCTTCGCCATCGCCCTCGGATGCGACGTCCGCCACGCCGAACGCCTCGTATACTCCAAGGGACTCGCCCTCGACGATCCGAGCGCCCCCACGCCCATCGGGGCCGGATGCAAAGTGTGCGAGCGCACGGCCTGCCCGCAACGCGCCTTCCCGCCCATCGGCCGAAAGCTCGTCGTCGACGAGAACGAACGCCACCTCGCACCTTACTCCGTGGCCTAA
- a CDS encoding ribonucleotide-diphosphate reductase subunit beta — MSAVSRPARLLDPGLCLTLRPMAYPRFFEMYRSGIKNTWTVEEVDFSTDTADLNKKMTDAERHLIKRLVAFFATGDSIVANNLVLNLYKHINAPEARMYLSRQLYEEALHVQFYLTLLDTYVPDPDDRHRAFAAVENIPSIQKKAAFCMRWLDSIQGLDRLETREQRKQFLLNLICFAACIEGLFFFGAFAYVYFLRSRGLLHGLAAGTNWVFRDESAHMAFAFEVVETVRREEPGLFDADLSASVYEMLEEAIVCETQFAEDLLGAGVVGMSVRDVRQYLEFCADQRLATLGLARRYQAKNPFSFMDLQDVQEVTNFFERRVSAYQVGVSGDVVLDAAF; from the coding sequence ATGAGCGCCGTCAGCCGCCCCGCGCGCCTGCTCGATCCCGGTCTGTGCCTGACGCTTCGGCCGATGGCGTACCCCCGGTTCTTCGAGATGTACCGGTCGGGCATCAAGAACACGTGGACGGTCGAAGAGGTCGACTTTTCGACGGACACCGCGGACTTGAACAAGAAGATGACCGACGCCGAGCGCCATCTGATCAAGCGCCTCGTCGCGTTCTTCGCCACCGGCGACTCCATCGTGGCGAACAACCTGGTGCTGAATCTGTACAAGCACATCAACGCGCCCGAGGCTCGGATGTACTTGTCGAGGCAGCTCTACGAAGAGGCATTGCACGTTCAGTTCTATCTGACCTTGCTCGACACGTACGTGCCCGATCCGGACGACCGGCACCGCGCCTTCGCCGCGGTGGAGAACATTCCGTCGATTCAGAAGAAGGCCGCATTCTGCATGCGATGGCTCGACTCGATCCAAGGCCTGGATCGGCTCGAGACGCGCGAGCAGCGCAAGCAATTCCTTTTGAATCTGATCTGCTTTGCCGCGTGCATCGAGGGGCTGTTCTTCTTCGGGGCCTTTGCGTACGTGTACTTCCTGCGCTCGCGCGGGTTGCTGCATGGCCTGGCCGCGGGGACGAACTGGGTATTCCGCGACGAGAGCGCGCACATGGCGTTCGCCTTCGAGGTCGTCGAAACGGTTCGCCGTGAAGAGCCCGGGCTCTTCGACGCCGATCTCTCGGCCTCCGTCTACGAGATGCTCGAGGAGGCGATCGTGTGCGAGACGCAGTTCGCCGAAGATCTCCTGGGCGCCGGCGTGGTGGGCATGTCCGTCCGCGACGTGCGGCAATACCTGGAGTTCTGCGCGGACCAGCGCCTCGCCACGCTCGGTCTTGCGCGGCGCTACCAGGCCAAGAACCCATTTTCATTCATGGATCTCCAGGACGTCCAAGAGGTCACGAACTTCTTCGAACGACGCGTGTCGGCTTACCAGGTCGGGGTGAGCGGCGACGTGGTGCTCGACGCGGCCTTTTGA
- a CDS encoding ribonucleoside-diphosphate reductase subunit alpha, translating to MLSEATPKSNGPAPLRANRPSAAAEYPQTSMRVKKRNGASEPVEIDKIVRAVNRSCAGLVEVDALRVATKTISGLYDGATTRELDQLSIQTAAGLIVEEPQYAKLAGRLLATYIEKEVRNQEIHAFSQSVATGHRLGLVNDRLQAFVAANARKLNDAIAPERDREFEYFGLRTLYDRYLIKHPQTRLVIETPQQFFMRISCALSETVHEALDLYRLLSTLEYLPSSPTLFNAGTRHEQLSSCFLLDSPQDGLEDIYQRYTDVAMLSKFSGGIGLAYHRVRSRGSLIASTNGHSNGIVPWLKTLDASVAAVNQGGKRKGACCVYLEPWHADVESFLELRDNTGDEASRTHNLNLANWVPDLFMRRVEADGTWSLFDPKSVPELPDLYGEAFERRYEEAEARGLAAKTVKARELYARMMRTLAQTGNGWMTFKDKSNRACNQTALPGRVVHLSNLCTEILEVTSSGESAVCNLGSINLGRHTVTGPDGAVSFDFDKLAQTVRSAVRQLDRVIDLNFYPIPSTQASNLRWRPVGLGLMGLQDVFFQMRVPFDGPVARELSRRISEEIYFHALTTSVDLAEEKGRHPAFGETRAARNELQFEAWGVVPEDTQRWADLRARIATHGLRNSLLCAIAPTATIASIAGCYECIEPQVSNLFKRETLSGDFLQVNRYLVAELQALGLWNERTRSRLKLAEGSVQSLTELPEDVRAIYRTAWEIPMRSLIDMAADRGAFIDQSQSLNLFIENPNIGQLSSMYFYAWKKGLKTTYYLRSRPATRIAKATVETEPEPSENHEGNPRGQAGWTPPPPATRSADTAAVVCSLENPESCEACQ from the coding sequence ATGCTGAGTGAAGCGACCCCGAAGAGCAACGGCCCGGCGCCGTTGCGAGCGAACCGTCCGAGCGCTGCGGCCGAGTACCCGCAGACATCGATGCGCGTGAAAAAGCGCAACGGCGCGAGTGAGCCGGTGGAGATCGACAAGATCGTTCGCGCGGTGAACCGGTCTTGCGCGGGGCTCGTGGAGGTCGACGCGCTTCGCGTGGCCACCAAGACGATCAGCGGACTTTACGACGGGGCCACCACGCGCGAGCTCGATCAGCTCTCGATTCAAACGGCGGCGGGGCTCATCGTCGAGGAGCCGCAATACGCGAAGCTCGCCGGCCGGCTGCTGGCCACGTACATCGAAAAAGAAGTTCGCAACCAGGAGATCCACGCCTTCTCGCAGTCCGTCGCCACCGGACACCGCCTCGGGCTGGTCAACGATCGGCTGCAGGCGTTCGTCGCCGCCAATGCGCGCAAGCTCAATGATGCCATTGCGCCGGAGCGCGATCGCGAGTTCGAGTACTTCGGACTGCGCACGCTCTACGATCGCTACCTCATCAAGCACCCGCAGACGCGGCTGGTGATCGAGACGCCGCAGCAATTTTTTATGCGTATTTCCTGCGCGCTGTCGGAGACGGTGCACGAGGCGCTCGACCTTTACCGACTTCTCTCGACGCTCGAGTACCTCCCCAGCTCGCCCACCCTGTTCAATGCGGGCACCCGTCACGAGCAGCTCTCCAGCTGCTTCCTCCTGGACTCGCCGCAAGATGGGCTCGAGGACATCTACCAGCGCTACACCGACGTGGCGATGCTCTCGAAGTTCTCGGGCGGCATCGGCTTGGCCTACCATCGCGTGCGCTCCCGCGGTTCGCTCATCGCCAGCACCAATGGGCATTCGAACGGCATCGTCCCCTGGCTGAAGACCCTCGATGCCTCGGTGGCGGCCGTGAACCAGGGCGGCAAGCGCAAGGGCGCATGCTGCGTCTACCTCGAGCCGTGGCATGCCGACGTGGAGTCCTTTCTCGAGCTGCGCGACAACACCGGCGATGAGGCCAGCCGCACGCACAACCTGAACCTCGCCAACTGGGTGCCGGATCTCTTCATGCGCCGCGTGGAGGCCGACGGCACGTGGAGCCTCTTCGATCCGAAGTCGGTTCCCGAATTGCCCGATCTCTACGGCGAGGCGTTCGAGCGCCGCTACGAGGAGGCGGAGGCCCGAGGCTTGGCCGCGAAGACCGTCAAGGCGCGCGAGCTCTACGCGCGGATGATGCGCACGCTCGCGCAGACCGGCAATGGCTGGATGACCTTCAAGGACAAGTCCAACCGCGCGTGCAACCAGACCGCGCTGCCGGGGCGGGTCGTGCACCTCTCCAACCTTTGCACCGAGATCCTCGAGGTGACGAGCTCCGGTGAATCGGCCGTTTGCAACCTCGGATCGATCAACCTCGGGCGCCACACCGTGACGGGGCCCGATGGTGCGGTGTCGTTCGATTTCGACAAACTTGCCCAGACCGTGCGGAGTGCCGTCCGGCAGCTCGATCGGGTCATCGACCTCAATTTTTATCCCATTCCGTCGACGCAGGCGTCGAACCTGCGCTGGCGACCGGTGGGGCTCGGCCTCATGGGGCTGCAAGACGTGTTCTTCCAGATGCGCGTGCCCTTCGACGGCCCGGTAGCGCGGGAGCTCTCGCGGCGCATCTCCGAAGAGATCTACTTCCACGCCCTGACGACCTCCGTGGACCTGGCCGAGGAGAAGGGCCGCCACCCGGCCTTCGGCGAGACGCGGGCTGCCCGGAACGAGCTGCAGTTCGAGGCGTGGGGGGTCGTGCCCGAGGACACGCAGCGCTGGGCGGACCTGCGCGCGCGCATCGCCACGCACGGCTTGCGCAATTCGCTCCTCTGCGCGATTGCGCCCACGGCGACCATTGCCTCCATCGCCGGCTGCTACGAGTGCATCGAGCCGCAGGTGTCGAACCTCTTCAAGCGCGAGACGCTCTCCGGCGACTTCCTCCAGGTGAATCGCTACCTGGTCGCCGAGCTGCAGGCGCTCGGCCTTTGGAACGAGCGCACGCGCTCGCGGTTGAAGCTCGCTGAAGGCTCCGTGCAGTCCCTCACGGAGCTGCCCGAGGACGTGCGGGCGATCTACCGCACCGCCTGGGAGATCCCCATGCGCTCGCTCATCGACATGGCGGCCGACCGGGGTGCGTTCATCGATCAGAGCCAGTCGCTCAACCTCTTCATCGAGAACCCGAACATCGGGCAGCTGTCGTCGATGTACTTCTACGCGTGGAAGAAGGGGCTGAAGACCACGTATTACCTGCGCTCGCGGCCGGCGACCCGCATCGCCAAGGCCACGGTGGAGACGGAGCCGGAGCCCTCGGAGAACCACGAAGGCAATCCGCGCGGCCAGGCCGGATGGACCCCGCCGCCGCCGGCGACCCGCAGCGCCGACACGGCCGCCGTCGTGTGCTCGCTCGAGAACCCCGAGTCGTGCGAGGCCTGCCAATGA
- a CDS encoding M28 family peptidase has product MRIVPVDLVVPVLAISIFGACAQSSPPKGPPPVEATAAVGESAPASAPVVASAQPVDERDPRVVLKRRFDGETPMMSDLSELCDNIGGRITGSPAAERAVKWATQKFRAMGIDTVRTEKFRAPFLWLPERAEVVETAPDSFSIEAVASPGTVSLPSVEAPLLDVEDGTPEALAKLGPKAAGAFLLLRTKEAKTVEDLFSEYVRTHPLMEAATRARVAGLIIQSAEPRGLFYEHRMGFGSKPLTPAAVLVSREQGARLSRLLQRSQVRLRVKVTNHIGPAFESENVIAEVRGSGAPDEVVILGAHLDSWALGTGAEDNGVNSALVLDVARAFHELKLVPRRTVRFVLFTGEEQLMWGSSGYVARHKAEMAKHVASITFDVGSGRTSGFVLNGRPELRAPVLKALSVFPEFTADSHIVDSVFITDSLPFMLSGVSNLVAIQDDKPYLPVFHSSSDVFDYVDAKEAKRNAAIAAVLTWWLADTRDALPGQLTRAEVDQILVKTKTVDELKAFDLWDDWQQRRIGFPAEGK; this is encoded by the coding sequence ATGCGAATCGTTCCCGTCGATCTCGTGGTTCCTGTCCTGGCGATAAGCATCTTCGGCGCGTGTGCACAATCGTCGCCGCCCAAAGGGCCACCCCCTGTCGAGGCGACGGCCGCCGTCGGGGAGAGTGCACCGGCATCTGCCCCCGTCGTCGCGTCGGCCCAGCCCGTCGATGAACGCGATCCGCGGGTGGTGCTCAAACGGCGCTTCGACGGCGAGACGCCGATGATGAGCGACTTGAGCGAATTGTGCGACAACATTGGCGGACGCATCACGGGAAGTCCCGCCGCCGAGCGGGCGGTGAAGTGGGCGACGCAAAAGTTCCGAGCCATGGGGATCGATACCGTTCGAACGGAGAAATTCCGTGCGCCTTTCTTGTGGCTGCCGGAGCGAGCGGAGGTGGTCGAAACGGCGCCGGATAGCTTCTCCATCGAGGCGGTCGCGTCCCCGGGAACCGTCTCGCTGCCGTCGGTCGAAGCGCCCTTGCTCGACGTTGAGGACGGGACGCCGGAGGCACTGGCGAAGCTCGGTCCCAAAGCGGCCGGCGCGTTTCTGCTCCTGCGCACCAAAGAGGCCAAAACGGTGGAAGACCTCTTTTCCGAGTACGTTCGTACGCACCCGCTCATGGAGGCCGCCACGCGGGCGCGCGTTGCGGGATTGATCATTCAGTCCGCCGAACCGCGCGGGCTTTTCTACGAGCATCGAATGGGGTTCGGTTCGAAACCGCTCACCCCCGCGGCGGTCCTCGTATCCCGCGAACAGGGGGCGCGTCTTTCTCGCTTGCTCCAGCGATCGCAAGTTCGATTGCGCGTCAAAGTGACCAATCACATTGGTCCTGCCTTCGAATCCGAGAACGTCATCGCCGAGGTGCGCGGCTCCGGAGCGCCCGACGAAGTCGTCATTCTCGGAGCCCATCTCGACAGCTGGGCGCTCGGCACCGGCGCGGAAGACAATGGGGTCAATTCCGCGTTGGTGCTCGACGTGGCGCGTGCATTTCACGAACTGAAGCTCGTCCCCCGGCGCACCGTCCGCTTTGTTCTTTTTACGGGCGAAGAGCAACTCATGTGGGGCTCTTCGGGCTACGTCGCCCGCCACAAGGCCGAGATGGCCAAGCACGTGGCCTCCATCACGTTCGACGTGGGCTCCGGGCGGACCTCCGGTTTCGTGCTGAACGGCCGCCCCGAACTGCGCGCACCGGTGCTCAAGGCACTGTCGGTCTTTCCCGAATTCACGGCCGATTCACATATCGTGGACAGTGTCTTCATTACCGACAGCTTGCCATTCATGCTGAGCGGAGTTTCCAATCTGGTCGCCATCCAGGACGACAAGCCGTACTTGCCCGTGTTTCATTCGTCCTCCGACGTATTCGACTATGTCGACGCCAAGGAAGCCAAACGCAACGCCGCCATCGCGGCCGTGTTGACCTGGTGGCTTGCCGACACGCGCGACGCACTACCTGGCCAGCTAACCCGAGCCGAAGTGGACCAGATTCTCGTGAAGACGAAAACGGTCGACGAACTGAAGGCCTTCGATCTGTGGGACGATTGGCAGCAGCGCCGCATCGGATTCCCCGCCGAGGGGAAATAG
- a CDS encoding trypsin-like serine protease, with protein sequence MMGCATATDESNAPESEIAESESPIIGGAIDQGDPGVVLVRFGRGSYCTGEVVSPHVVTTAAHCVKGKSGWTVDTTYDGRGTRRTVKEAYYHPSYSGTLGKYDVGVLILNDALSVTPIPLNRRALQNSDIGKNVRIIGYGDSTLDGNGYGKRRQATVKIVSFASTSVTIGNVRTDGKVQCYGDSGGPALLSIDGVERIIGFDSGNHSDVCDQDDLNTRADTTVGFIDPYIEKYH encoded by the coding sequence ATGATGGGTTGCGCAACCGCAACCGACGAATCCAATGCCCCCGAAAGCGAGATCGCGGAAAGCGAGAGCCCCATCATCGGCGGCGCCATCGACCAGGGCGATCCGGGGGTCGTGTTGGTGCGTTTCGGCCGTGGAAGCTATTGCACGGGCGAAGTCGTGTCACCGCACGTCGTGACGACGGCCGCGCACTGCGTGAAAGGTAAGAGCGGTTGGACCGTCGATACGACCTACGACGGCAGGGGCACGCGCCGTACCGTAAAAGAGGCGTACTATCATCCGAGCTATTCGGGAACGCTCGGTAAATACGATGTAGGTGTTCTGATCCTCAACGACGCCCTTTCCGTAACGCCCATTCCGCTGAATCGCCGAGCGTTGCAAAATTCGGATATCGGCAAGAACGTCCGCATCATCGGCTACGGCGACTCGACCCTGGACGGCAATGGCTACGGCAAGCGCCGTCAGGCCACCGTGAAGATCGTTTCGTTCGCAAGCACCTCCGTGACCATCGGCAACGTCCGCACCGACGGCAAAGTTCAATGTTACGGAGACTCCGGCGGGCCTGCGCTTCTCTCGATCGATGGCGTCGAGCGCATCATCGGCTTCGACTCGGGGAACCACTCCGACGTATGCGACCAAGATGACCTCAACACGCGTGCCGACACCACGGTGGGCTTCATCGATCCGTACATCGAGAAGTATCACTGA
- a CDS encoding agmatine deiminase family protein translates to MHRRALCLVSCATLLAALSGCTTSAEGLVTEEEQERRPAVLLEGDQAEASPQSGYRVPAEYEPVRAVLITWRDYTDMLGPIAVASAEAGAQVLAVKGPPSIPGVPAQQYQSLDYNTNSAWVRDYGPVGINEGTQSLSIVDTQYGVRARNVADDAIPCKLAATLHSPCYRTNLVFDGGNYMSDGRGNVFLTRMIYTWNSGKTREAVDEMLRTYLGARTIHIFDYAAGPDGRPADQTGHIDMFAKLVGECKVIVAETSDEPFQSATEKAADYFRGLECGAGRYQVTRVKGWVSQGTWYTYTNSLIVNRSVIVPFFNDPAENAAAQRAYESAMPGYRVVGVNSESSIGDGGAVHCLARELPRIVRR, encoded by the coding sequence ATGCATCGACGAGCACTGTGCTTGGTGTCGTGCGCAACGCTGCTTGCCGCGCTCTCTGGTTGTACGACGAGTGCCGAGGGGCTGGTCACGGAGGAGGAGCAGGAACGTCGTCCGGCCGTGCTCCTCGAGGGCGATCAGGCCGAGGCGAGCCCTCAGAGCGGATACCGCGTTCCTGCCGAGTACGAGCCCGTTCGCGCCGTGCTCATCACGTGGCGAGATTACACCGACATGTTGGGCCCGATCGCCGTCGCGAGCGCGGAGGCAGGGGCGCAAGTGCTGGCGGTGAAAGGGCCGCCCTCGATTCCGGGGGTTCCCGCGCAGCAGTACCAATCGCTCGACTACAACACCAACAGCGCTTGGGTGCGCGACTATGGGCCCGTGGGCATCAACGAGGGGACGCAGTCGCTCAGCATCGTGGACACCCAGTACGGTGTGCGTGCCCGCAACGTTGCGGACGATGCCATTCCGTGCAAGCTCGCCGCGACGCTGCATAGCCCCTGTTACCGCACGAACCTCGTCTTCGACGGCGGCAACTACATGAGCGATGGCCGGGGCAATGTCTTTTTGACCCGAATGATTTACACATGGAATTCGGGCAAGACGCGCGAAGCCGTCGACGAAATGCTCAGGACGTACCTCGGCGCGCGGACGATTCATATTTTCGATTACGCCGCAGGGCCCGACGGCCGGCCCGCCGATCAAACCGGTCACATCGATATGTTTGCCAAGTTGGTTGGCGAGTGCAAGGTCATCGTTGCGGAGACGTCGGACGAGCCATTCCAGTCCGCGACGGAGAAGGCGGCAGATTATTTCCGCGGGCTCGAATGCGGCGCAGGGCGCTATCAAGTCACTCGCGTCAAGGGGTGGGTGAGCCAAGGGACTTGGTATACGTATACGAACTCGCTCATCGTCAATCGTTCCGTCATCGTGCCGTTTTTCAACGACCCCGCGGAAAATGCCGCCGCCCAGCGCGCCTACGAGTCCGCGATGCCGGGCTATCGCGTGGTCGGCGTCAACAGCGAGTCGAGCATCGGCGACGGCGGCGCCGTCCACTGCCTGGCGCGCGAGCTTCCGCGAATCGTGCGGCGCTGA
- a CDS encoding AraC family transcriptional regulator, which yields MVPSPELARFSMPVAYLRQVAAQVEALGLDVGVWLMRSGLTAAALDDLELEDLPFDLFRRLIVDAIALSEEPALGLLVGQRLQVQTHGVLGYAAQSSGSLRQALGLFESFTRTRISLVDIEADGRRDETRVRLVERRDLGDVRRPVLEAVNMAAKNILDAISMGTAAIHLVSFPFEAPSYASFAERLFGCRTRYGGAWAGFTIPNRVLDVPLRAADPLAFREAVRTCERELERLATTETFAGRVRRVLLEHQNGFPSLEVTARILHVTPRTMHRRLLDEGTSFREILEDLRHQLAKEHMKAGRFTLQEIAYRLGYTDFANFRRAFKRWEGVAPTVYCTSLRTRKRG from the coding sequence ATGGTCCCCAGCCCCGAGCTCGCGCGGTTCTCGATGCCGGTGGCCTACCTCCGTCAGGTCGCTGCGCAAGTCGAAGCACTGGGCCTCGATGTCGGCGTCTGGCTGATGCGCTCGGGCCTCACGGCGGCCGCGCTCGACGATCTCGAGCTCGAGGACCTCCCGTTCGACCTGTTTCGGAGGCTCATCGTCGATGCCATCGCGCTGAGCGAGGAGCCCGCGCTCGGTCTCCTGGTGGGCCAGCGTCTCCAGGTGCAGACCCACGGGGTCCTCGGCTACGCGGCCCAGAGCAGCGGCTCGCTCCGACAAGCCCTCGGACTCTTCGAGTCGTTCACGCGCACGCGGATCTCGCTCGTCGACATCGAGGCCGACGGGCGTCGCGACGAGACGCGCGTGCGACTGGTCGAGCGGCGCGACCTCGGCGATGTGCGGCGCCCCGTGCTGGAAGCCGTGAATATGGCGGCAAAGAACATCCTCGACGCGATCTCCATGGGCACGGCCGCGATTCATCTCGTCTCATTTCCGTTCGAGGCCCCGTCGTACGCGAGCTTCGCCGAACGACTCTTTGGGTGCCGCACCCGCTACGGCGGTGCCTGGGCCGGCTTCACCATCCCGAATCGCGTGCTCGACGTGCCCCTGCGGGCCGCCGATCCACTCGCGTTTCGTGAGGCGGTGCGGACCTGCGAGCGGGAGCTCGAACGCCTCGCGACGACGGAGACCTTCGCGGGCCGCGTTCGACGCGTGCTTCTCGAGCACCAGAACGGATTTCCGTCGCTGGAGGTCACCGCCCGCATTCTTCACGTGACGCCCCGAACGATGCACCGGCGTCTGCTCGACGAAGGCACCAGCTTTCGCGAAATCCTCGAGGATTTACGCCATCAACTCGCCAAAGAGCATATGAAGGCCGGCCGCTTCACACTGCAGGAAATTGCTTACAGACTGGGCTATACCGACTTTGCCAACTTCCGCCGAGCCTTCAAGCGCTGGGAGGGCGTGGCGCCGACGGTCTATTGCACATCACTCCGAACGCGAAAGCGTGGATAA